The sequence GATAAGAATTCATCGTCgtatatataatcatttcaaaaacaaatcaaatggaTCATTCGCACTAGGACTTCATCGATATCTTCTTCTCCAAGAACCATCCCAAGGAACCCAAGGAAATCGCTAAGTTCCTCAACCACTCCTTCAGCAACCCCGCAGTAACCCTCTACTCATCCAGCTGCTCATCGATAAGATGGAAAGCCTCAAGAAGAATTCAGACCCCAAGAGTGAGAGCGGTCTCGACATCCAAGCCATCATGAAAATCTACGAAAATATTCACCTCTTCGGACAGGACACCGAACTGCTGAACATCTTCGTACGTTACCCATAACTCAGGGGAAAACGCTGGAGTAGCTGAGCGGGCTGGCGGATATCAAGAGCTTCCTGAAGTCTGCGCACGAGATGAAGTATCTGGTGATCCTGACGCTGTGGGGCAGGCTCTTCCACGAGAATTCGGTGCGGGTGCTGTTTAAGCTATTATAAGTAATTCAGAAGGCATCCTATTATAACCAAATTTTCGCAAGCTGGCTGCAGGACGTGCCGGCCGAGCACCTCAGGCTGATGGTGCAGCGCTTGCTGGCCATGGTGGAGGTGGAGTGCAAGAAATtggtggagaagaaggagaacCCGCAGCTGGAGTCTGAGATCCTGGCCCGGAACAACGCAGTCATCTGCAACTACCTCTCGATCCTGAACCTCAGCAACAAGGGCAAGCCCCGTCTGCCGATCGCCGAGTTCAACTCCGCCTTCCTCAGCAACTTCTTCGAGCCGGTGGAGGCCTTCCGCATCTACCTCAGCAAGAACCCCAATTTCAACTTCGTCAACTACCCCTTCCTGCTCAGTTTCGACTACAAGTACAAGCTCATGCAGATCGAGTCCATCTACGAGCAGAAACTCAGCATCCGCAAGAACATGGAGAACGGCCTCTCTGCCATCTTCCAGAACATCGATTTCAACCACGGCATCGAGGGGCTCATCTTCCTGTACATCTCGGTCAACCGCCACAACCTGCTCGACGACTCCATGGAGAAACTGGGCAAGATCAAGCAGAACCTCAAGAGCCCGCTGAAGATCGAGTTCATCGGGGAGGAGGGCGCTGACGAGGGAGGAGTCAAGAACGAATACTTCTCGCTGATCACCAAGGCCATCTTCAATCCCTACCTCGACATGTTCCTGCCCAAGAACAACGGCCGCTTCTACTGGTTCAACGGCTTCTCCTACGAGATCCCGCTCAGGTTCGAGTTCGTGGGGATGCTGCTCGGCCTCTCCCTCTACAACTCCGTCCACCTCGACCTGCACTTCCCCGACATCATCTACAAGAAGCTGCTCAACAGGAAGTACGAGGAGGACCACGGCATCGAGATCGTGGAGGACCTGAAGGAAATCGAGCCTGACGTATACCGCACCCTCAAGGACATCCTCACCACCAGCGAGGACGTCGAGGAGATAGAGCTCTACTTCAACATCGAGCTGGAGTCCTTCGGGGAGAAGATCGTGGAGGAGCTGGTGGAGGACGGCAGCCAGATCAAGGTCAACAACTAGAACAGGGAGTACTACTGTCTACTTTACGCCGACTATATCCTCAACAAGCACATCGCCAAACAGTTCAATCCCTTCCGCAGGGGCTTCTACAGAGTCGTCTCCGGAGGCATCATCGAAGTAGCCACCAAATTATGTAGACCTTCCAGCCAGAAGAGCTGCGCATTCTTACCAGTGGCACTGAGGAGATCAATATGAAGGAATTGGAAGCCTCCACTACCTACGAAGGAGGATACACTCCTGAGACCCCCGTTATTAGGTACAGTGTTCATTAATGAAGATGTTTATGGAACTTTTTGCACTCTTTAGACCACGAGCAGAAGAAGAACTTCCTGACCTTCGTGACTGGGACTGACCGAGTGCCTATCGACGGTCTCAAATCGCTTAAATTCTTAATCCAGCGGCACTCAAACACGTCCAACTTGCCCACTGCTCACACCTGCTTCAACGTGCTGCTGCTTCCCGAATACGAAAGCAAgtagaaattggaaaaaaatctCATGCTCATCCTCTAGCACAACCAAGGCTTCGGCCTAATTTGATGCAACaaccaatatatatacatttatcaATACCCAACAGCATCACCTTTACCAGTTActgctttttgccttttcacgAGCTGCATACAGGGATTCAGGTGGGGGTTCATTAATTTATCCACTTATAAGTGATATAATATGAATGATCACCATTTCAAAGTCTACTTTAGTTTATTATGCTATTTTTCTCTCCAAAGCCATGTCTCTTCATGAAAGAAAGCAGCTTTTGCTTCTCCTTCACTCCCAAGGTTGGAAACTTGTGTCCGAAATTGTGGAAGATGAACTCAGGGTCCTTGAACCTGGTGAGAGTCACCATCATGGCTGGAAAGAATATGTCCTGTTCTGACAGGATGTGCATAGATGGCATTTAGAAGCGGTTCCACTCAACGTCGGCCAGTGTTATCCTGGCAGAGACTGAGCTGAAGTTGAGGAAGAACTTGAGGCCTTCGAAGCTCTTCCACTTGAGGTAGCCCAGCTTGTGGTAAATGTATATCATCTGGAAGACCATCGATCCCTGGGAAAAGCAAAGGGCTCCGTCGTAATGCTCACTTGCACTCTCGATTGCCACTCGgatatcttcaaaattttgcatcGCCTCTTCGTGGGTCCTCATTTTGCCTATTTGGTATTGGGATTACTGAGTCGCCAGCCCATCCAGGTCCTGCAGGGGCCCTTGATGTATTTGAAGATGACCGGATCGGTGATTAATTCCTTGGGGACTGTGTATGGGGCATCGATGGGGATAAGTTCTGCGATTTCTGCGAGTTCGTTGGCGAGGACTTGCATCTGCATCTGCATGAAGTCCTTGTTGGTGCCGTAGCCGTGGAGGCACATGAGCTTCAACTTCTTGGGAGGCATTCAACAATTATTATGAAGGAGTGACATCATTAGTTATTATTATAAGCATCACTTCAGGGGCAATAGCTGGGCCCCACTTATGATAACTCCTATAAACGCTTCTATACTGTGTCCACGATACGGCCCTGACGACTGAAACTCTTCAAGAAAATGCTATCTCTACCTACTTATGTCAATTTGGGAATGACTCCTGGCTGTATGACGTTCACCTGGGGCGGTTTATTGCGCTTGGAGAGCGAAACCTACAACTTTTGCCTTCTGCTGTGAGTTTGCCCATTTTGCGTTGCCACTTTGGAGGATTGGGTGCGTTTATCGGTGATGATCTGGTCGAGAGGTAGGATTTTGGAGCTCAGCTGCACTTTCCACTCCCTCGGCTCCAGCCGGGAGTCCAGGTTGCTGGTGGTGGAGTGGCCTGCGAAGGTGGTATCCTGCGGCGGGAAGGAAGCCAAGCTGTTGACACTGATACTGGGATCGGTGTTTCTCTTGGCGAAGCGAGCGGTATTGATCTGCGAATCAGTGGCCATTTCGCAGCAGTAGCCTACAGACTTGCGCTTGGGGTGTATCTGTTCTGTGGGAGTGGGCTACCTGGAGGTTCTGATGAGGTGGGTCTTGCTGATCAGCTTCATATATAACTTATTCGCAGCAATAAAATATGCCAGCCAAATATAATCCTCGGCCACCACCGAGTTGAATTATATTGATTGCCTATGCATCTATAAGCTGCTTCCCATATAGTAAAATGCCTCTACTTGCCATAATCCATATATGATAAAGAATATCATCACCTCCTAGAAAGTGGGACGTAATTGATGGTTTAGCTCAGAGAGGATGTTTTACCTGGTTGAATGGGCGAAGCCAGGACAGAAACCGTCGTGGGTGACCAGACAGGCCTGCCCGCAGATTGCCACTGTGCTGAAGAAGTTCAACCTGCCGACGGAAGAGCCAGTGGTGCAGCAAAAGCAACAGAATAACTCCCTTCCCTCCGAAATAACCGAAGCTGAACCCATCTTCGAGTACCTGAAATGGAAGAGCGAGCGTCCGCCTGAagacaagaaggaaaaggagCTGTAGAAATTCATCAACCGGCAGCGACGCAAAGGAGTGGAGCGGCTGAACCTTTCAGTCATCGACCGGCTGAGGCAGAAGCAGGAGGAGCTGATGGAGCGAATCAGGGACCCCGAGCCCACTCACACTCGACTCGACTATCTAGGTAGCCAATTATCGATTCAGTGGACAGCGTAGAAGGAGTGCAGTACAGCAAATTCAACACCCTCTGCTTCATCGTGACCGTAGTGGACCGAGCGCAGAAATACTTGGTGCCTGTGAACAAGATGAAGAAGCACTTCCCCCAATCTCTGCACGACTATCTCGAGGATCTGATCCAGGTTCACATAAAGGAGAAGAGCACTCGGTAGTTGAAGATGCCCAGTTTGAACAAGAAGATCGGGGATGCGACTAAGGAGAAGGAAAGGAGGCGAAAGAAAAAGGCTAAGAAAGACAGTCCTCTTCCCTCGTAGGATAATCTGCAAATGTCTTCTGAGTTGGCGGATGAGGACTTGGATATAGACGCTGTGTTGCGCAGACAAGCCCAGCTCTACGCTTCCAGCGAGGAGAAGTCAGAGGGATAGGACGACTACTTCATTCTCTGATCTTTCCATGTTCATTTCATACGCGATTGCCAATATATATCCTACAATTATAATCGCATTCCATGAAGAGAAGAATACACTCCAGCCTGCAGCCAGCCCACCGCCACTACGATCTCACAGAGTTTCTCACCGTTAAGTCCAGACTCATCGCCAACAGCTGCAGGACTGACCTTACGGAGGCCGCCTTCCCCAAAAAAGATGGGAGATCAAACAGCATGGCCCCTTCCAGGTTCCATACGCCGCCCAATTACCTCAGCATGGTAAGTTACTCTCCGAAGAAGATGCCGCCGGTGGTGCGTATCAAAACTATCACTTTTACTGCCAAATAGAGCTTCTCCTTGCAACCCTAATAGAAATTTTCGAAAATAAGTCTTTCACGCTTCAGTAAAATTGACCCCCATGCCGGCAAGCTTTGCCGTAGCTGCGAGGAGCAGCACGCCTACAAGCCTAAACTTTTCAAACGTCGCAAGTGATTTTTATGCATTTAACTGTGTTTTTGTTCTGTGAAGGAATGGCCATAGTGCTCAGCTCTGATGCTTGACATGTAGAAGTAATATAAATCAGGAGAGGCAGAGCTGCTTGTGCTTCCGCATGAATTGACGCAGTTCATTCAGGTCAGATCGTCTCTGCCGACTGCTGTTCCGCAACTAGTCCCTGGCTGCGTACACCTTCCCCAACTCCCTGTGGTAAATGTATTCCCTGTCCATTTTCTCCTTGTGCATCcgcagctcctcctccctcaGCTTCTTCAGCTCTTCCTGCAGAAGCTCCACTTCCCTCTCTCTGAAGAATACCGCACTGGACTTCCTGCTGCCGAAGGAGGTGGTCTTGCTTTCGCAGTTGCGTTTGGTGGAGCTTTCGGCGTTTCTGCTGAGGCCTAATGGTTCGGGTGGAGCATTGAATCTGCCTGTTTCTGCGCCGTCTTCttcgaagaggaagaagctttcTGTAATTTTGGGAGGGATGGAGCCCTTTCGTCTGGTCTTCTGCGGCATGAGTTCGGCGTTGTTGGGTTGCCGATTTTCCTTATTGATGTTGAGCAGTTGCTTATACTTGTAGCTGTTAGTTTCAGAAGAGGGCGGTTTTTCGATTAACTGCTGCAATTTCTGCAGGCGCAGGTCTGGATTGGGCGCGATGAGCACGACCGCAGTGATGGTGGTCTCTGATTCCAGAGTGCACTCTCCGCAGCACAACATAATTTACtattaataatatttataacCCCCTAGTAGTATATAATCCCAATCCCCCACTCCTCTCTCCATTTTTGCAGCATTGATTTAGCTTATTATATTTGAATGCAGAAGGAAGGGAGAGTGCTCTCGCTCATCACGCAGGATCCCAATCACGAATAAAGTAAAACTTACCCCATCAAGGATTCGCAGTGTGTGCGGAAACAGTCGACCGGATGCGACAGTTCGAAGGAGAATACTGTTTCGTATCTATCTGTGGGGACTACCGCAGTGGTAAGTCCTTTTTGCTCAACGCTCTCTTCCCCTAGTGCGGAGGCTTCTAGACCAGCGCCACGACCAATTCCTGCACGAAGGGCATCAACGTGTGGAGCAATCCCATCAGACAGAACGGACTGAACATCTGGCTGGTCGACACGGAGGGCTTCGGCTCCATCGAAAAGGATGCAGATCACGATGGGAAATTGTTCCTCCTCAACCTGCTGCTGAGCAACCTGCTCCTCTACAACTCAGTAGGCGCCATCGACTAGCTGGCAATTGCCAAATTGGCACTCGTCTGTAGGCATGCCTCCACTCTCGACAGCTCATCTAACAAAACCAAACTATTTTGGGTCTTGCGTGATTTCGCGCTCTAGATGGCAGACCGCAGTGGACGCCAGCTCACAGCTGACCAGTATCTCTAATAGTGTTTGCGTTAAGGCCATGGTGGGCAGCGAGGGGAAAAGTAATTCCTACGTGAACTTTTCCAGGAAAGGCACTGCGTTGCCCTCATCAGGCCTCTGATTGACTAAGAAAAACTGGGCAGTTTACGCAATGTGCGGTGGGATAGCCTTAGGGAAGAGTTTAGAAGCGCAGTTCGCGGACTGCAGAAGAGCCTGCTAAGTGCAGCAGAGGCAAAAGTGATCAACGGTGTGCACATCGGAAGCCACAACTTCGAAGTCCTCCTCAGGGAATTCGTGAGTGCGATTAACGGGGGCAGCATCGACTGCGCCCTCAATTCCACCTACGAGCGCATTCTAGAATACGAGCAGGCCATGCGGAAAGAAGCAATCCAGGCGGCACTGGCAGCGAAGGTGGAGTCAGTGAGGAAGATCATGCCGGTTCAGATCCAGCATCTCAACTACCTCCGGCAGCAGCTCTCCTAACTGATTAAAACGCAGTTGCAAGATCTTGAGGGCCACTCTTCTCCTGCTGCTCTTCAGCTGCTCAGCCTATAGCTAAGTCATGAAGTTTCTCTGCTTCTCGAAGCTATTTCGAAATAGAACCGCTAGAGGATAGGAGAGGAGGTTAGGTAGTATCTCTATAGGCAGTTGGTTGATCTTTGCCCTAAGCTGGTTTCGCTGAGCCAGCAAGGATTTGAGGCTCGCTTCCAGGAAGCCTTCGGAAAACTGAAAGAGGATTGCTGTGCTAAGTATGCTACCTTTCTCCCTAATGACGTTTTGGAAGGACTTTACAGCCAGTTTGCTGAGCGGGAAGAGAGGAAAGTGTTTTTCGAAGTCACCAAACGTTGGCGAGCAGCTCAGCGTGAACTATAGGAGAAGATGGAGGAGCTGCGGAAGGGAAAACGAGCTCTGGAAGATGAAGTCAAGAAAGCGAGAGAGGAGCGTGATAAAGCCAATTTAGCCTTGGAAAACGTGCGTCGCGAATAGGCGCGAAACTTGTAGCGGATGAAAGAGGACGTGGAGTAAGCTTTCCGAGAATAGGCTAAGCTGATAGCAAGAGGATATGAAGGCAGAATGCATGAGCAGGCAACTCGCTTCGAAGATGAAGTGGCAGCGCTGAGGGAAGCTTTGGATAGAGCTTAGGCGGAGAGAAATCAAACGAGGACTGAAGCACAATACGAAAGACAAGCCTTGCTTGAACGAGTAACTGCGTAGAGGGAACGGACGTAGCTATTGCATGCTAAGTGGGAGCAGGCCAGGAATACACTGGAGCTCCAGTTGGATCAAACCAAAAACACTCTCTAGAATAAGCTGCGAATAGCCGAATTGAAGCACAGCGACTTGCAGACCACACTTAGCAACTAGCGCAAAAAATACCAGCTCATCTCAGAGGAGAGGAAGAGCGAAGAGGTGAGGATGATGCACGAACTGGCTGAGCGCAACCATCTCGTAGAATAGCTCAAGGAGGAACTGGCTCAGCTCTAGGGCAAGTACCGTAGTGAGCTCGAACGCATTCTTCTAGAGGAAAAGGACATCCTCTGCAAAACGCTCAATTCTAAATTGTACGAATACGACTACCGCTGCAAAGCCTATGAAACGAAACTGGCATAGGCTGCAACGATCGCATCCTAGCGGGATTTCCATTAGCAGAGGAGTGAAGAGCTATAGCTTGAAACACGATAGCTGAGAGCAGCCTTGGAGGAACAGCAGGATCGTGTGGCGCTCCTGAT comes from Nymphaea colorata isolate Beijing-Zhang1983 unplaced genomic scaffold, ASM883128v2 scaffold0164, whole genome shotgun sequence and encodes:
- the LOC116268253 gene encoding uncharacterized protein LOC116268253, producing MESLKKNSDPKSESGENAGVAERAGGYQELPEVCARDEVSGDPDADVPAEHLRLMVQRLLAMVEVECKKLVEKKENPQLESEILARNNAVICNYLSILNLSNKGKPRLPIAEFNSAFLSNFFEPVEAFRIYLSKNPNFNFVNYPFLLSFDYKYKLMQIESIYEQKLSIRKNMENGLSAIFQNIDFNHGIEGLIFLYISVNRHNLLDDSMEKLGKIKQNLKSPLKIEFIGEEGADEGGVKNEYFSLITKAIFNPYLDMFLPKNNGRFYWFNGFSYEIPLRFEFVGMLLGLSLYNSVHLDLHFPDIIYKKLLNRKYEEDHGIEIVEDLKEIEPDVYRTLKDILTTSEDVEEIELYFNIELESFGEKIVEELVEDGSQIKKKNFLTFVTGTDRVPIDGLKSLKFLIQRHSNTSNLPTAHTCFNVLLLPEYESK